The Actinomycetota bacterium genomic interval GCCGCCGGTGGGCCTCGGGGCGCGTCCGCCCCGAACCCCCCTGGGACGGCTCGACCAGGCTCGGCTCCGGCGCCGCCAGGAGGAGTCGTTGGCGGAGGGTCGCGCGCTGCGTGACCGGATGCGGGGACGGATCGGTCTGCCGCCCGGAGGCGAGCCCGTGCGTCGGCTCCTGGCGACCCTGCCGGGGCTGGAGTACCCGCGCGATCCCTGGCCCGAAGAGACCTTCGTCGTCGGACCGCTCGTGTGGGAGCCTTCGGACTGGCCGCGCCTGGATCCGCCCCGGGGGGAGGGTCCGGTGGTAGCGGTCACCGACTCGACCGCGTCGACGGTCGATCAGAGCCTGGTCGCCCACACGTTGGACGGGCTCGCATCGAGCGATCTGCGGGTCGTGGCGACCACACCGCAGGACATCACGGGCAACGTCCCGGACCGTCTCGTGATCGGCCGCGGCTCGCACGCAGCTCTCGTGCAGCAGGCATCGGTGTTCGTCTGCCCCGGAGGGCACGGGACCATCGTGAAGGCCCTCGCGGCTGGTTGCCCGGTCGTGGTCGCCCCTATCCAGGGTGACCAACGCGAGACGGCCCGTCGGGTGAACCTCGCCGGAGCCGGCGTCACCGTGCGGTGGGGCCCGCTGTTCGCGGTACGCCTCGCGTCCGCCGTGCGGCGCGTTCTACGCGACGATCGTCACCGACGCGCCGCCGCGCGACTCGCTCGTGGGGCGGCCGGTTTGGGGCCCGACCGCGCGGCCCGACTGATCGAAGCCGTCATGGCCGCGCGCGACCCGGCGGGACTCAGTGGTCGCGACCGCTGACCGTAGTGCCGTGAGGGACCACTTTTAGAGGCGTGCGAGCAGCGCCTTCGTGAACGCGGGGACGTCGTCGGGCTTGCGCGACGAGATCAGGTTGCCGTCCTCGACGACCTCCTGGTCGACCCACTCGGCGCCGGCGAGCGTCAGCTCCTTGCGCACGGACGGCCACGAGGTGATCGTGCGGCCGTCGACCACCTCCGCCTCGACGAGGAGCTGTCCCGCGTGGCAGATGGCGGCGACCGGCTTGTCGGCCTCGAAGAAGCCACGCACGAACTTGACGATGTCGTCGTTCAGCCGCAGCTTGTCCGGTGAGTACCCGCCGGGCACCACCAGTGCGTCGAAGTCATCGACGTGGACCTGGCCGGGGGTCTTCTCGACGGTTACGGTCACATCGCCCCTCTTGCCGGTCAACTGCTTACCGGCTTCGGTGCCGACGATGACAGCGTCGTGACCTGCCTCGCGCACCCCGTCGTAGGGGCCCTCGAACTCCACATCCTCGAAATCGGTCTCGAGCACGAACGCGACCTTCGCCACGGCTGCCTCCTCGTTCGGGTTCTGCGGCGATCCGTACCCACCCTACGGGGCGGGAGCGCACGCGCTGAGGCTGGTCCCGTCCGAACGTGGCCGGTCAGCCGGCCAGCGTCGCGCGTTCCAGCCCGGCGCCGAAGGCGGTGGCGGTCTCGTCATCGAACCCGACGAGGACGACCTCGGCGAGGCCCAGATCGGGCGCCAATCGCACGACCTCGTGGGCGATGACGGCTGTCGCCTCGTCCAGCGGGTACCCGTAGATGCCGGCCGAGATCGCCGGGAGGGCGACCCGCTGCGCGCCCGTCCTCGCAGCCGCTCGTAGCGCGGCGCCGACCGCGCGACGCAGGAGCGGCTCGTTCTGGTCGGAGCCCTCCTCGTACACCGGCCCGGCGACGTGCACCAGCTGCTGGGCAGGTAGCGTCCCGGCGGTCGTCACGGCGGCATCGTCAGGTCCCAGCGGGCCGTGCTCGTCGACCCAGGCGTCGGATGCTCGTTGGACCTGCGGACCGCCGGCCGCGGAGAGGGCACCCGCGAGCCCGCCTCCGTGCTGCAGGTGGCGGTTGGCGGCGTTGACGACCACATCGGCGTCGAAGGCGGTCAGATCCGCCTCGACGACCCGCACGACGGTCCCGCGGATCTCGGACTGCGCGTGCTGTTCCACGTCACCTCCGATCACGGCTGCAGGCTACGAGAACGGGGTCGGGGCGGTGGGGCCCTACAGTGGCCCCATGTTCGCTGCCACCGCCACCAGCCTGTCCGCCGACGATCCACTGTCGGGGTTGACCCTCGGCGAGCACCCTGATCCCGATCCACCGTCCGGGTGGGAGGTCGTCGAGGTGCGAGCGGCCTCGTTGAACCACCACGACCTATGGACGTTGCGGGGCGTGGGGATGAGCGCCGACCGGTTGCCCATCGTCCTCGGATGCGATGCCGCAGGGGTCACGGCCGACGGTCGCGAGGTGATCGTGCACGCCGTTGTCGCCACG includes:
- a CDS encoding type 1 glutamine amidotransferase yields the protein MAKVAFVLETDFEDVEFEGPYDGVREAGHDAVIVGTEAGKQLTGKRGDVTVTVEKTPGQVHVDDFDALVVPGGYSPDKLRLNDDIVKFVRGFFEADKPVAAICHAGQLLVEAEVVDGRTITSWPSVRKELTLAGAEWVDQEVVEDGNLISSRKPDDVPAFTKALLARL
- a CDS encoding macro domain-containing protein translates to MEQHAQSEIRGTVVRVVEADLTAFDADVVVNAANRHLQHGGGLAGALSAAGGPQVQRASDAWVDEHGPLGPDDAAVTTAGTLPAQQLVHVAGPVYEEGSDQNEPLLRRAVGAALRAAARTGAQRVALPAISAGIYGYPLDEATAVIAHEVVRLAPDLGLAEVVLVGFDDETATAFGAGLERATLAG
- a CDS encoding glycosyl transferase, whose amino-acid sequence is MAPPLAEVAAALGPDVFVVDTLTMAGAFAADLLGVPWVELSPQYLYDPAPSVPPVGLGARPPRTPLGRLDQARLRRRQEESLAEGRALRDRMRGRIGLPPGGEPVRRLLATLPGLEYPRDPWPEETFVVGPLVWEPSDWPRLDPPRGEGPVVAVTDSTASTVDQSLVAHTLDGLASSDLRVVATTPQDITGNVPDRLVIGRGSHAALVQQASVFVCPGGHGTIVKALAAGCPVVVAPIQGDQRETARRVNLAGAGVTVRWGPLFAVRLASAVRRVLRDDRHRRAAARLARGAAGLGPDRAARLIEAVMAARDPAGLSGRDR